One region of Camelina sativa cultivar DH55 chromosome 6, Cs, whole genome shotgun sequence genomic DNA includes:
- the LOC104791750 gene encoding U-box domain-containing protein 3-like, with protein sequence MDPVPVRCLLNSISRYLHLVACQTIRFNPIQTCIGNMVLLLKLLKPLLDGVVDCKIPSDGCLNKGCEDLDSVVNQARELLEDWSPKLSKLFGVFQCEVLLGKVQTCSLEISRILLQLSQSSPETSSVQVVERCVQEIESFKQEGTLTELMENALQNQKDDITSLDNHHLESIIQMLGLISNQDLLKESIAVEKERIRSQASKSKENVEQIEQLIELVLCIREHMLKTEFLEVAKGISIPPYFRCPLSTELMLDPVIVASGQTFDRTSIKKWLDNGLAVCPRTRQVLTHQELIPNYTVKAMITSWLEANRINLTANSGHRYDGGDASSMANNMGSQDFNRTESFRFSLRSSSFTSRSSHETGNGFEKLKINVPTSLCGESQSKDLEIFEILSPGQSYTHSRSESVCSVVSSVDYVPSVTHEIESILGNHQSSSEMSPKKNSESSSNVNHECSVQDLDDSGTMTTSHTMKLVEDLKSGSNKAKTAAAAEIRHLTISSIENRVHIGRYGAITPLLSLLYSDEKLTQEHAVTALLNLSISELNKATIVEAKALEPLVHVLNTGNDRAKENSAATLFSLSVLPVNRERIGQSNAAIQALVNLLGKGTFRGKKDAASALFNLSITHENKARIVQAKAVKYLVELLDPDLEMVDKAVALLANLSAVGEGRQAIVREGGIPLLVETVDLGSQRGKENAASVLLQLCLNSPKFCTLVLQEGAIPPLVALSQSGTQRAKEKAQQLLSHFRNQRDARMKKGRS encoded by the exons ATGGATCCAGTGCCTGTTCGATGTCTTCTTAACAGCATATCTCGGTATCTTCATCTGGTCGCTTGCCAGACCATTAGATTTAATCCTATCCAAACATGTATTGGAAACATGGTTCTTTTGTTGAAGCTCTTGAAACCGTTGCTCGATGGAGTTGTTGATTGCAAAATACCTTCTGATGGCTGCTTAAATAAAGGATGTGAAGACTTAGATTCCGTTGTTAACCAAGCTCGGGAGTTATTAGAGGACTGGTCACCTAAGTTGAGCAAGCTCTTTGGT gtGTTTCAATGCGAGGTTTTGTTGGGAAAGGTCCAGACTTGTTCTCTCGAGATTAGTCGCATTCTTCTTCAGTTATCACAGTCAAGTCCGGAAACGTCAAGCGTACAAGTTGTTGAG CGCTGCGTGCAGGAGATTGAGAGTTTTAAGCAAGAGGGGACATTAACCGAACTCATGGAGAACGCTTTACAGAATCAGAAAGACGATATTACCTCTTTAGATAACCATCATCTGGAAAGCATCATTCAAATGTTGGGATTGATAtcaaaccaggatctcttaAAGGAAAGCATTGCTGTGGAAAAGGAAAGGATAAGATCTCAGGCCAGCAAGTCTAAAGAAAATGTGGAACAAATCGAACAGTTGATAGAACTAGTCTTGTGCATCCGTGAACACATGCTCAAAACTGAGTTTCTTGAAGTGGCTAAAGGTATCTCGATACCTCCATATTTCAGATGTCCTTTGTCAACGGAACTCATGCTGGATCCGGTAATAGTAGCTTCAGGACAGACATTTGACAGAACATCCATTAAGAAATGGCTTGATAACGGGTTAGCTGTTTGTCCCAGGACACGGCAGGTGCTGACTCATCAAGAACTCATTCCCAATTACACGGTTAAGGCTATGATAACGAGTTGGTTGGAGGCAAACAGGATCAACCTTACTGCTAACTCTGGTCATCGTTATGATGGTGGCGATGCCTCATCCATGGCTAATAACATGGGTTCTCAAGACTTCAACCGCACCGAGAGTTTTCGTTTTTCTTTACGGAGCAGCAGTTTTACTTCAAGATCATCTCATGAAACTGGTAATGGGTTTGAGAAACTAAAGATCAACGTGCCTACCAGTTTATGCGGGGAATCTCAAAGCAAGGATCTTGAGATATTCGAAATTTTGTCTCCAGGGCAGTCTTACACTCATAGCAGGAGTGAATCAGTTTGCAGTGTTGTCTCGTCTGTTGATTATGTGCCTTCGGTGACTCATGAGATTGAAAGTATACTAGGTAATCACCAAAGCTCCAGTGAGATGTCTCCCAAGAAAAACTCTGAAAGTTCAAGCAATGTCAATCATGAGTGTTCTGTACAAGATTTAGATGATTCAGGAACAATGACGACTTCACATACCATGAAATTGGTAGAAGATCTTAAAAGCGGATCTAACAAAGCGAAGACGGCTGCTGCAGCTGAAATACGTCATCTCACCATTAGCAGCATTGAAAATCGTGTTCACATAGGGCGTTACGGTGCTATCACTCCACTGCTGTCACTTTTATACTCGGATGAAAAGCTAACTCAAGAACACGCAGTCACAGCTCTTCTGAATCTTTCGATTAGTGAACTAAACAAAGCCACAATTGTGGAAGCGAAGGCTTTAGAACCGCTTGTTCATGTTTTGAACACAGGAAATGACAGAGCCAAAGAGAATTCAGCAGCAACGTTGTTCAGTTTGTCTGTTCTGCCCGTCAACAGGGAACGAATAGGCCAGTCTAACGCAGCCATACAGGCTCTGGTGAATCTTCTTGGGAAAGGAACATTTAGAGGAAAGAAAGATGCCGCCTCTGCTTTGTTCAATCTATCGATAACTCATGAAAACAAGGCTCGTATCGTGCAAGCTAAGGCGGTGAAGTATCTTGTGGAGCTGTTAGACCCAGATTTAGAGATGGTTGATAAAGCAGTTGCTCTTCTTGCAAATCTTTCTGCAGTTGGAGAAGGGCGTCAAGCAATTGTGAGGGAAGGTGGGATTCCATTGCTTGTTGAGACAGTTGACTTGGGATCTCAGAGAGGGAAAGAGAATGCAGCTTCTGTGCTGCTTCAGCTGTGTCTGAACAGTCCCAAGTTTTGCACTTTGGTCTTGCAAGAAGGCGCCATACCTCCACTTGTTGCCTTGTCTCAGTCTGGTACACAGAGAGCAAAAGAAAAG GCACAACAACTTCTTAGCCACTTCAGAAACCAGAGAGATGCAAGGATGAAGAAGGGTAGATCATGA
- the LOC104791752 gene encoding protein ENHANCED DISEASE RESISTANCE 2-like codes for MGVSQTDGRMEGWLYTIRHNRFGLQFSRKRYFLLVDNTLTSFKSVPSDHNEEPDRRASLDCCIRVTDNGRESFHRKILFIFTLYNTSNHLDQLKLGASSPEEAAKWIRSLQDASQKGFPIPDYEFVSHAEKGLVKLDVSKRTRRKNSVDWTNYSSTNYSSSSLNVETVASDVIAPSPWKIFGCQNGLRLFKEAKDWDSRGRHWEDHAAIMAVGVIEGTSEDIFNTLMSLGPLRSEWDFCFYKGSVVEHLDGHTDIINMQLYSDWLPWGMNRRDLLLRRYWRREEDGTYVILCHSVYHKKCPPKRGYVRACVKSGGYVVTPVNKGKHSLVKHMVAIDWRSWNLYMRPSSARSITIRVVERVAALREMFKARQGHSFSEFVSGEFMVTKPCLSKLNTKPLKTEAKDVYQESMKADDMDKPSSARNSLMDLNDASDEFFDVPEPNESTEFDSFIDTSPYSQGHQLKIPTPSGIVKKLQDLAINKKGYMDLQEVGLEESNTFFYGATLHKDSSLTLPCSWSTADASTFLIRGDSYLEDRQKVKANGTLMQMIGADWISSDKREDDLGGRLGGLVQEYAAKGSPEFFFVVNIQVPGSAMYSLALYYMLKTPLEEHPLLQSFVNGDDAYRNSRFKLIPHISKGSWIVKQSVGKKACLVGQALEVRYTRGKNYLELDVDVGSSTVARGVTNLVLGYLNNLVIEMAFLIQANTAEELPELLIGTCRLNYLDVSKSVKER; via the exons ATGGGAGTGTCTCAAACCGACGGAAGAATGGAAGGTTGGCTTTACACCATCCGACATAACCGTTTTGGCCTTCAATTTTCCCGTAAACGCTATTTCTTGCTAGTCGACAACACCCTTACAAGCTTTAAATCTGTTCCATCTGATCACAATgag GAACCTGACAGAAGAGCATCTTTAGATTGTTGTATTCGCGTCACCGACAATGGAAGAGAGAGTTTCCATAGGAAG ATCCTTTTCATATTCACGCTTTACAACACTTCGAACCACTTGGATCAACTAAAG TTGGGAGCAAGTAGTCCTGAAGAAGCAGCCAAATGGATCAGATCATTACAAGATGCTTCACAAAAG GGGTTTCCGATTCCGGATTACGAATTTGTATCCCATGCTGAGAAGGGACTTGTGAAGCTCGATGTATCAAAAAGGACACGCCGCAAAAACTCTGTAGACTGGACAAACTACTCATCGACGAATTACTCGTCATCATCATTGAATGTCGAAACGGTAGCATCTGATGTCATTGCACCTTCTCCATGGAAAATCTTCGGATGCCAAAACG GTTTACGCCTTTTCAAAGAAGCTAAAGACTGGGATTCCCGTGGAAGG CATTGGGAAGATCACGCCGCAATAATGGCGGTTGGGGTCATTGAAGGTACTTCAGAGGATATTTTTAACACGTTAATGTCTCTCGGTCCGTTAAGATCAGA ATGGGACTTCTGTTTCTACAAAGGCAGTGTGGTGGAGCATCTTGATGGACACACAGATATAATCAATATGCAGTTATATAGTGATTGGCTGCCATGGGGCATGAATCGAAGAGACTTATTGCTGCGACGCTACtggcgaagagaagaagatggaacaTATG TGATACTTTGCCACTCTGTCTATCACAAGAAGTGCCCACCAAAGAGGGGATACGTTCGTGCTTGTGTCAAAA GTGGTGGTTACGTGGTGACTCCAGTGAACAAAGGGAAACATTCACTAGTGAAGCATATGGTAGCCATTGACTGGAGAAGCTGGAACTTATACATGAGGCCATCTTCTGCAAGATCCATAACCATCCGTGTGGTTGAGAGGGTTGCAGCGTTACGGGAAATGTTTAAAGCGAGACAAGGACACAGCTTCTCTGAGTTCGTGTCAGGAGAGTTCATGGTAACCAAACCCTGCTTGTCCAAGCTCAACACTAAACCCCTTAAAACAGAGGCCAAAGACGTTTATCAAGAGAGTATGAAGGCTGATGATATGGATAAACCTTCTTCAGCACGCAATAGTTTGATGGACTTAAATGATGCTTCTGATGAGTTTTTCGACGTTCCTGAGCCCAACGAGTCCACAGAGTTTGATAGTTTTATTGATACCTCTCCTTACTCTCAAGGACATCAG CTCAAGATACCAACACCATCTGGTATTGTCAAGAAACTTCAGGATCTAGCCATTAATAAGAAAGGCTATATGGACTTACAAGAGGTCGGTTTGGAAGAAAGTAACACATTCTTCTATGGAGCCACACTTCACAAAGACTCAAGTCTCACTCTGCCTTGTAGTTGGTCTACTGCGGACGCATCCACATTCTTGATTCGCGGGGACAGTTATCTAGAAGATCGTCAAAAG GTTAAGGCCAATGGCACATTGATGCAAATGATTGGAGCAGACTGGATAAGTTCGGATAAGCGTGAAGATGATCTTGGTGGACGTCTAGGTGGTCTAGTTCAGGAATATGCAGCAAAAGGCAGTCCAGAGTTTTTCTTCGTTGTAAACATACAG GTGCCTGGTTCGGCAATGTACAGTCTAGCATTGTACTATATGCTGAAAACTCCATTGGAAGAGCATCCTTTGTTACAGAGTTTTGTGAATGGTGATGATGCTTATCGCAACTCGCGCTTTAAACTAATCCCTCATATCTCAAAAGGTTCATGGATTGTGAAACAAAGTGTTGGAAAGAAAGCTTGCCTGGTTGGTCAGGCACTTGAAGTTCGTTACACCCGCGGCAAGAACTACTTAGAG cttgatgttgatgttggatCTTCAACTGTTGCAAGAGGTGTAACCAATCTTGTTCTTGGATATCTCAACAACTTGGTTATAGAAATGGCGTTTTTGATACAG GCAAATACAGCAGAGGAACTACCAGAACTGTTAATAGGAACATGTCGACTCAACTATCTTGATGTCTCAAAGTCTGTAAAAGAAAGATGA